Proteins encoded together in one Cicer arietinum cultivar CDC Frontier isolate Library 1 chromosome 4, Cicar.CDCFrontier_v2.0, whole genome shotgun sequence window:
- the LOC101488637 gene encoding uncharacterized protein, whose amino-acid sequence MEDIQLNINWDDVVCPICLDIPHNSVLLQCSSYDKGCRPLVCDTNQLHSNCLDRFKSACGMPSSLVSDAFSVENGEPVVLDSDGQCSLTCPLCRGQVSGWIVLDKARTHLDVKKRCCDEVKCKFTGSYSELQKHAQLEHPHACPSKIDPARLLDWENFQQSSEIIDVLSTIHSEIPRGMVLGDYVIEYGDDDDRDEYDDFPGDNGNWWTSCILYQVFDNFRSSRNRRRIRNSDARRGNRRLSYDTSNSDEGSIASVDYADYRIDETDDEIVNTGGSSRHSSGYRRSRRRQSPRS is encoded by the coding sequence ATGGAGGATATTCAATTGAACATCAATTGGGACGATGTTGTTTGTCCCATATGTTTGGATATTCCTCATAATAGTGTGCTCCTTCAATGTTCGTCGTATGATAAAGGATGCCGTCCTTTAGTCTGCGACACAAACCAATTGCATTCGAATTGTTTGGATCGTTTTAAAAGTGCTTGTGGCATGCCATCCTCTTTGGTTTCGGATGCATTTTCTGTTGAAAATGGCGAGCCTGTGGTATTGGATTCGGATGGTCAATGCAGTCTAACTTGCCCTTTGTGTAGAGGTCAAGTATCTGGGTGGATTGTTCTCGATAAAGCTCGCACACATCTTGACGTGAAGAAGCGTTGTTGTGATGAGGTGAAATGTAAATTCACAGGAAGTTATTCAGAGCTACAAAAGCATGCTCAACTTGAACACCCTCATGCGTGTCCGTCGAAAATTGATCCCGCTAGATTGCTTGATTGGGAGAATTTTCAGCAATCCTCGGAGATCATAGATGTTTTGAGCACTATCCATTCAGAAATCCCACGTGGGATGGTTTTGGGAGATTATGTGATTGAATATGGTGATGACGACGATAGAGATGAGTACGACGACTTCCCTGGAGACAATGGTAACTGGTGGACCTCGTGTATTTTGTATCAGGTCTTTGATAACTTTAGAAGTTCTAGAAATAGGAGAAGGATAAGAAACAGTGATGCACGAAGGGGTAATCGCCGTTTAAGTTATGACACTTCAAATTCTGACGAAGGTTCTATAGCATCCGTGGATTATGCTGATTACAGGATAGATGAGACCGATGATGAGATTGTAAACACAGGTGGCTCCTCAAGGCATAGCAGTGGTTATCGCAG
- the LOC101488314 gene encoding protein ACTIVITY OF BC1 COMPLEX KINASE 1, chloroplastic — protein sequence MESFCVNSLYVVSPQLTLSPRISKNARRMRISSKAATTGSSAQNGVVLRELQLPSNSKSKNSALEQLDIERGVCIPFRKYSPESVRNKVLESRGAILSLISRGVEIVWSLGFYWSTLMYDFLVGRDEEVVPYRARQLRNLLCDLGPSFIKAGQVLANRPDIIREDYMNELCILQDDVPSFPNQIAFSIIEEELGQPLEAVFSRISSETIAAASLGQVYRATLRDTGEDVAIKVQRPGIEPIIYRDLFLFRTLASFLNGFSIQKLGCNAELIVDEFGEKLLEELDYTLEARNIEDFLENFKDDPTVKIPLVYKQLSGPRVLVMEWIDGIRCTNPQAIKEGGIDLGGFLTIGVSAALRQLLEFGLFHGDPHPGNIFAMRDGRIAYVDFGNVAVLSQQNKQILIDAVVHAVNEDYAEMANDFTRLGFLAAGTDVSPIVPALEAIWQNSAGKGLADFNFRSVTGKFNQLVYNYPIRIPERFSLVIRSLLTQEGICFTLKPDFKFLEVAYPYVAKRLLTDPNPALRERLIQVLFKDGLFQWKRLENLIVLAKENVAKMSSNPALQVKNTQIQRNWKVEQKLDLTDTIKDGARLFFVDEGIRRKLLLALTEDSKLHIEELVDVYRLVEDQIDVPSVAVEVVRDFPIVIRDLLLSWSQSVLSDR from the exons ATGGAGTCCTTCTGCGTCAATTCTTTGTACGTTGTTTCTCCTCAACTGACTCTTTCGCCGCGAATTTCGAAGAATGCACGGCGAATGCGAATTTCGAGTAAGGCTGCGACGACGGGAAGTTCTGCTCAAAACGGCGTCGTTTTGAGGGAGTTGCAGCTGCCGAGTAATTCTAAATCAAAGAACAGTGCGCTGGAACAGCTTGACATCGAGCGTGGCGTCTGCATTCCTTTTCGCAAGTATTCTCCGGAGAGT GTGAGGAATAAGGTATTAGAATCAAGAGGAGCTATTTTGTCTTTAATTTCACGAGGGGTGGAGATAGTTTGGAGTCTGGGCTTCTATTGGTCTACCTTGATGTATGATTTCCTAGTTGGAAGGGATGAAGAAGTCGTTCCATATCGTGCTCGACAACTAAGGAACCTCTTGTGTGATTTGGGGCCTTCCTTTATTAAAGCTGGTCAG GTCCTTGCAAACAGGCCAGATATCATTAGAGAAGATTATATGAATGAACTTTGCATTCTTCAAGATGATGTCCCTTCATTTCCCAATCAA ATTGCCTTCAGTATCATAGAGGAAGAACTGGGTCAGCCCCTTGAAGCTGTTTTCAGCAGAATCTCATCAGAGACAATAGCAGCTGCAAGTCTAGGTCAAGTTTACCGGGCTACTTTACGTGACACTGGCGAGGATGTTGCTATAAAG GTTCAAAGGCCTGGGATAGAGCCCATAATTTATCGAGATCTTTTCTTGTTTCGCACTTTAGCTTCATTCTTAAATGGCTTCAGTATACAGAAATTAGGGTGCAACGCTGAGCTGATTGTTGATGAATTTGGTGAAAAACTTTTGGAAGAGCTTGACTATACACTG GAAGCCCGCAATATCGAAGATTTTCTAGAAAATTTTAAAGATGACCCCACTGTCAAAATACCTCTGGTTTACAAACAACTTTCTGGGCCACGTGTATTAGTAATGGAATGGATTGATGGTATTAGGTGTACTAACCCACAG GCCATTAAAGAAGGTGGTATTGATCTAGGTGGATTTCTAACAATTGGTGTGAGTGCTGCCCTTAGACAGTTGTTGGAATTTGGATTATTTCATGGAGACCCTCACCCTGGAAATATTTTTGCCATGCGTGATGGACGGATTGCATATGTGGACTTTGGCAATGTTGCTGTTCTTAGTCAG CAAAATAAACAGATTTTAATTGATGCTGTTGTCCATGCTGTGAATGAGGACTATGCTGAGATGGCTAATGATTTCACCAGGTTAGGCTTCCTGGCAGCAGGGACTGATGTCTCTCCAATAGTTCCTGCGTTAGAAGCAATTTGGCAGAACTCTGCTGGAAAAGGACTGGCAGATTTTAATTTTCGCAGTGTCACTG GAAAGTTTAACCAGTTGGTTTACAATTATCCCATTCGAATCCCAGAAAGGTTTTCACTTGTAATTCGTTCTTTATTGACTCAAGAAGGCATCTGTTTTACTCTGAAACCTGACTTCAAATTTCTAGAG GTTGCCTATCCATATGTGGCTAAGAGACTACTAACAGATCCTAATCCAGCTCTACGTGAACGACTCATACAG GTTCTATTCAAAGATGGTCTTTTCCAGTGGAAACGGCTCGAAAACCTTATTGTTCTTGCAAAGGAAAATGTCGCCAAGATGAGCAGCAATCCAGCATTGCAAGTGAAAAACAC GCAAATCCAGAGAAACTGGAAAGTTGAACAAAAGCTGGACCTTACGGACACAATCAAAGACGGAGCTCGCCTTTTCTTCGTTGACGAAGGAATACGCCGAAAGCTTCTTCTTGCTTTGACAGAGGACTCAAAGCTTCATATAGAAGAG CTTGTTGACGTGTATAGGTTGGTTGAAGATCAGATAGATGTACCCTCAGTGGCTGTTGAAGTAGTTCGAG ATTTTCCAATTGTCATCAGGGATCTCCTACTTTCATGGAGTCAGTCCGTCTTATCCGATAGATAG